In Leopardus geoffroyi isolate Oge1 chromosome D1, O.geoffroyi_Oge1_pat1.0, whole genome shotgun sequence, a single window of DNA contains:
- the SPDYC gene encoding speedy protein C isoform X2: MSDTEDFATFPVVATQVKLGGWSRQGGGSVSLRPRPHQELQAFLSLLEHSFLQEFLSRDPCFQISDKYLLAMVLVYFRRANLKLSEYTHSNLFLALFLANDMEEDLEDPKCVIFLWALGKDWRRQVAHFLYQRDRLWARMGFRAMVSRQCCEEVMAQEPSHWAWTRERRPHHGGAQRGCPKARVPLPGGPGLSPPHCSLCGLLPAHGLCSHQPRPLPVLSECPSPNPECHCPPSQACLSVAEDPLVGGFLIILPPQLQLEPGTYTLHTSP, from the exons aTGAGCGACACTGAAGACTTTGCCACTTTCCCCGTGGTTGCCACCCAGGTGAAGCTGGGGGGCTGGAGCCGTCAGGGTGGGGGCAGCGTGTCTCTCCGCCCGCGCCCGCACCAGGAGCTCCAGGCCTTCCTCAGCCTTCTGG AGCACAGTTTCCTGCAGGAATTCCTTTCCAGAGATCCCTGCTTCCAGATTTCAGATAAG TATCTCCTGGCCATGGTGCTGGTCTACTTCCGGCGTGCCAACCTGAAGCTCAGCGAGTACACCCACAGCAACTTGTTCTTGGCGCT GTTTCTTGCAAATGACATGGAGGAGGATCTGGAGGACCCTAAATGTGTGATTTTTCTGTGGGCCCTGGGAAAAGATTGGCGTCGTCAGGTGGCACACTTCCTGTACCAGAGGGATAGGCTGTGGGCCCGGATGGGCTTCCGGGCCATGGTGAGCCGCCAGTGCTGTGAGGAG GTCATGGCCCAGGAGCCGTCCCATTGGGCCTGGACTCGAGAGCGGCGTCCCCACCACGGTGGAGCTCAGAGGGGCTGCCCAAAGGCCCGGGTGCCCCTGCCTGGAGGCCCcggcctctctcctcctcactgTTCCCTCTGTGGCTTGCTCCCTGCCCACGGCCTCTGTAGCCACCAGCCCCGCCCCTTGCCTGTCTTATCCGAGTGCCCTTCCCCAAACCCTGAGTGCCATTGCCCTCCCTCCCAAGCTTGTCTCTCAGTGGCCGAAGACCCCTTGGTGGGGGGCTTCCTCATCATCCTGCCCCCTCAACTGCAGCTGGAGCCGGGCACGTACACTCTCCACA CCTCTCCCTGA
- the SPDYC gene encoding speedy protein C isoform X1 encodes MSDTEDFATFPVVATQVKLGGWSRQGGGSVSLRPRPHQELQAFLSLLEHSFLQEFLSRDPCFQISDKYLLAMVLVYFRRANLKLSEYTHSNLFLALFLANDMEEDLEDPKCVIFLWALGKDWRRQVAHFLYQRDRLWARMGFRAMVSRQCCEEVMAQEPSHWAWTRERRPHHGGAQRGCPKARVPLPGGPGLSPPHCSLCGLLPAHGLCSHQPRPLPVLSECPSPNPECHCPPSQACLSVAEDPLVGGFLIILPPQLQLEPGTYTLHILPKPPLCPRR; translated from the exons aTGAGCGACACTGAAGACTTTGCCACTTTCCCCGTGGTTGCCACCCAGGTGAAGCTGGGGGGCTGGAGCCGTCAGGGTGGGGGCAGCGTGTCTCTCCGCCCGCGCCCGCACCAGGAGCTCCAGGCCTTCCTCAGCCTTCTGG AGCACAGTTTCCTGCAGGAATTCCTTTCCAGAGATCCCTGCTTCCAGATTTCAGATAAG TATCTCCTGGCCATGGTGCTGGTCTACTTCCGGCGTGCCAACCTGAAGCTCAGCGAGTACACCCACAGCAACTTGTTCTTGGCGCT GTTTCTTGCAAATGACATGGAGGAGGATCTGGAGGACCCTAAATGTGTGATTTTTCTGTGGGCCCTGGGAAAAGATTGGCGTCGTCAGGTGGCACACTTCCTGTACCAGAGGGATAGGCTGTGGGCCCGGATGGGCTTCCGGGCCATGGTGAGCCGCCAGTGCTGTGAGGAG GTCATGGCCCAGGAGCCGTCCCATTGGGCCTGGACTCGAGAGCGGCGTCCCCACCACGGTGGAGCTCAGAGGGGCTGCCCAAAGGCCCGGGTGCCCCTGCCTGGAGGCCCcggcctctctcctcctcactgTTCCCTCTGTGGCTTGCTCCCTGCCCACGGCCTCTGTAGCCACCAGCCCCGCCCCTTGCCTGTCTTATCCGAGTGCCCTTCCCCAAACCCTGAGTGCCATTGCCCTCCCTCCCAAGCTTGTCTCTCAGTGGCCGAAGACCCCTTGGTGGGGGGCTTCCTCATCATCCTGCCCCCTCAACTGCAGCTGGAGCCGGGCACGTACACTCTCCACA TCCTCCCGAAGCCTCCACTGTGCCCTAGGCGCTGA
- the SPDYC gene encoding speedy protein C isoform X3: MSDTEDFATFPVVATQVKLGGWSRQGGGSVSLRPRPHQELQAFLSLLEHSFLQEFLSRDPCFQISDKYLLAMVLVYFRRANLKLSEYTHSNLFLALFLANDMEEDLEDPKCVIFLWALGKDWRRQVAHFLYQRDRLWARMGFRAMVSRQCCEEVMAQEPSHWAWTRERRPHHGGAQRGCPKARVPLPGGPGLSPPHCSLCGLLPAHGLCSHQPRPLPVLSECPSPNPECHCPPSQACLSVAEDPLVGGFLIILPPQLQLEPGTYTLHNGTSGQWLPNLYF, encoded by the exons aTGAGCGACACTGAAGACTTTGCCACTTTCCCCGTGGTTGCCACCCAGGTGAAGCTGGGGGGCTGGAGCCGTCAGGGTGGGGGCAGCGTGTCTCTCCGCCCGCGCCCGCACCAGGAGCTCCAGGCCTTCCTCAGCCTTCTGG AGCACAGTTTCCTGCAGGAATTCCTTTCCAGAGATCCCTGCTTCCAGATTTCAGATAAG TATCTCCTGGCCATGGTGCTGGTCTACTTCCGGCGTGCCAACCTGAAGCTCAGCGAGTACACCCACAGCAACTTGTTCTTGGCGCT GTTTCTTGCAAATGACATGGAGGAGGATCTGGAGGACCCTAAATGTGTGATTTTTCTGTGGGCCCTGGGAAAAGATTGGCGTCGTCAGGTGGCACACTTCCTGTACCAGAGGGATAGGCTGTGGGCCCGGATGGGCTTCCGGGCCATGGTGAGCCGCCAGTGCTGTGAGGAG GTCATGGCCCAGGAGCCGTCCCATTGGGCCTGGACTCGAGAGCGGCGTCCCCACCACGGTGGAGCTCAGAGGGGCTGCCCAAAGGCCCGGGTGCCCCTGCCTGGAGGCCCcggcctctctcctcctcactgTTCCCTCTGTGGCTTGCTCCCTGCCCACGGCCTCTGTAGCCACCAGCCCCGCCCCTTGCCTGTCTTATCCGAGTGCCCTTCCCCAAACCCTGAGTGCCATTGCCCTCCCTCCCAAGCTTGTCTCTCAGTGGCCGAAGACCCCTTGGTGGGGGGCTTCCTCATCATCCTGCCCCCTCAACTGCAGCTGGAGCCGGGCACGTACACTCTCCACA ATGGCACCAGTGGCCAGTGGCTCCCCAATTTGTACTTCTGA